The genome window CTCACCCCTGCTGCTACCAGACCCTCCTCAGACTGCTCGATCAACTCACCATCTTCAGGGTTCTTTATTCGTACTATGGAAGAATCAAACCGGCCAAAACTGCACAAGGCCTGCCCTTTATCATCAATACTGATTACAGTTTCATAAACATCACTACTTTCAACCGTGCCATCAGAAGCAGGGCCGTCTTCTTCCAAAACAATTTCAGTTTCATGCTGGGAATTCATCAGAATTCCCTTATTCTCCAGAACAGGATTTTCTTGTACACCTTTCAAATCCTCCAAACTATGTGCACACCCAACCGTGTCTCGGCCACTGCCGTCCAGCGTAGGCTGCTCTCTTGTAACACTCGTCACAACAGGGGCAGGGCTCTCAGCTGCGTGCGCCCCATCCAGAACCCCAGGACTCAGGTGTTTGGGCAGGACTTGGCCTCCACTATCTCCCGTGCTTCCACCACCAACCTCACAATGCATACTGGCATCAGCAATATCATTCAGCATTTCATGCTTTTTCTTTGCTGTCTCACAATTCAAAACAGAACTTCCTGAATTTTCATCTTGAAATCTGCTTGGGGAATCAAAATTGGAAGAAATATTAAGGGAAACCATCTCCTCAGGTTTCACCACTTTACTCCCGTCAAGGGGCTGCTGGAAAGCCTGACAAAAGGAATGGTCTTCACTGAACGTGGACTCTTCCCCAGCCTCGGTTTCCACAGAGTCAGGAGCACAGAGCACTTTAGACATGTCTGAGTCCGCACGCTCATCTGAAACAgggccacctgctccacttccggatTTCAGCGCATCAGATGACTGACGTGAGATTAACTGAAACTCCTCAGCGTTTTGCCGAGGCTCCTCTTCTGGCACGGGGATATTTCTGGACACTTCTGCAGAACCCGCGTCCACATGAGAAGCGCTGAGGTAGGACTGCCTCTTCATCTTGTGCTTCTCGGTGGCTGCGTGCCTTGTCATCTCTCTACGAGTTACTGCATAGTAATCACACGCCATGCAATAGAACTCAAACTCTTTTGTATGTTTCCGTTTTACGTGCAACTCGAGAGAAGCCGAAGAGTGAGCACTGAACTCACAGTGTAGACATTTGTTATCACTCGTACCTGTAACATCCCCTTGATGGAGAGAGTCTTCTGGCTCTAAAGATATTTGTCCCTTCTTGTCAATAGCTTCCCCATCTAAAGAATGAAATTCACTTTCAACTTCGacttcatttgcatttccatgatctCCTGGCTTTTCTAAAGCAGAGTTCTCTGCCTCAGCTGACTTACTAGCCTGCTCATCTGAAGTCGTCACTGCTGAAGTGGTGTTCTTTTTGCAGGGTTCAAGATGACCCCCTTCAGGGCCAACGATGATATCTGAACTTTGCTTTCCATTGGCTTCTATTTCTACTCGTCCTTTGTGCTTCTTAGTGGCACAATGACGTTCCATATCTCCCTTAGTGACAGTGTAATACTTACACACTTTGCATAAGTAACTATACTGGTGACTGTGCTTTCGTCTAATGTGGACAGTCAAATTGGTAATACTAGAGGCCAAAAGACCACAGTGTGTGCATGTCCTCGAGACAtgacctctgggtctccctctcttTGGAGTAGAGGTCAAAGTGAACTCGTCGTCTTTGGTGATGACACTGGGCTGCGAGAGCTCCCTAGGGGTCAGCGTGCCCTTCTCAAGAGGCGGGTGTTCCTGTGACGGCACACCCACGTGGCCTTCAGTCCTCCCGTTTCCAGAAACACTAAACTCTTCTTTTCTGTCATTCGCGCCTATACATATCCTTTCAATACATTCTTCAAAGCTTAAgccaatattatttttcttagcaTTTTCAAGATGCTTGCTTCGTTTAATGTGCTTCTCCATTCCCTCTTTGCTCAAGGAGTAAAGATTACACGCTTTACAAAGAAAGTGATAGTCCTGACCATGCCGAAGTTTAATGTGTCTTGTAAGAACAGTGGACGATCTGGTTTTATAAAAACACTTCTTACACTGAAACTGAGGCTTACTCGAATGCCTAACTTCATTTCCATGGCTTACCCTGGATTTGATAGGTTCTTCCTGAGCTGCTTTTCCTGACTCATTCAAACGCtcttttgtgttttctgattCTAATGTACTTAACGGTAAAGTCTGTAAAACCATATCATTGTTGAATGACTGAGAAGTCTTTCGTTGAACCAACAAACTCATATGTTTCTCAGTTGCTTTGTGTTCTTCCAAGTCTTTCTCGGACAAGAAGAACAGATTACAAGGGGTACAAAAAACACTCATGCTGTGCTTCTCCTTCATGTGGTCTCTGAGATTTACTCCAGCCGAGGAAACAAATGAACAACACTGACAACTGAGGACAGAAGCAGTTTGCTGATGCTGGCTCTTGTGCAAATGCTCATCGAAGTCCCTCCTCGACACACTGGAAAAGTCACAAGCCTGGCAGCAGAATTTTGTCTCTCTGGCGTGGCACCTTTTCACATGGATTCCCAAGTCTGTCCTGTTTGCACAAGTAGACCCATGACAGTCAGAGGCTGGTCTCACTGTCAGGGAGTCCAGCTGCACGGGGCCCAAGAGAGGGGAGTCCCTCTTGTCCTGTGTCAGTTCCTGGGGGGTTGAGGTAGTCACACACAGGTTCTGGACACTGTCGCTCACATCCACATGCTTGAGCACTGACTCTGCATCACTTGTTTTCGTCTGTGTCTTAAAGTGTCTTGCATACATCCTCTGAGTCTCACTTGCACCTCTTTTACTAATTCCTAAGAGATTAAACCTTTTCTTTGCCTGACCCTTCAAGCTGAAAGTGCCACTGCGTCTTCGAAAGCTGCTACCTAGCACTAGAACATTCCGGTCGGGTCTTGGCCTTGAGGCTGCACTGATATTATGTGCTGCCTGCAGAGTGTTTTTGGTAGATTCCAATTTACCTAAGAGACTCTCTGAGGTTACTAAGCCTCCTAGTTTCTTGCCCTGGTTTTCAGGATTTCGAGTTATACCAAGGGAAGTCATGTTTCCTTCGACGACCTCTACTTTGTCTGACAAAGTGTTTCTGGAGGGCATCATTTCAACAAGGAGCTCGCTACCGCTGCCACTCTGCTTAGAAACGTTTCCTCTGAAATCTTTAAACTTGCTCGCAACATTCCGGAACCCTTTTGAATCGCTACTCTTTGTCATTGGTTTagaagctcttggttttgctCGAACAGTCTTTGTCCCCATGGTACACGTTTTCTTAGGAAACGGCTGTTTTGTTAAAATCTGCACAAAGCCTCCACGAGCAGCAAGGTTCTGGCGCCGGAGATGTGTCTTGCCAAGATAATGTGCACTCAGCAGGTTTTCCTCCACGCAGTGAAAGCCACAAAGATCACAGGAAAAGACCTTCTGGGGCCCATGTGTGTGTCTGGAGTGCAGGTGCACAGCAGAGCTGCTGTCCACTTGGTGGCTACACTGGCAGCAGGTATGTTCCTTAGACGCTGGTCTGAGACAGTCAGCATGTTTTTCCAaatcagaaagagaggagaacaAACGGCCACATCTGCTGCACTTGGTGACTCTGTCTACAGCTACAACAGCACAACCAACACTCACTTCTTTCAGGGGAGAAGGGGATTCTCTTTCCGCATCCAGGGAAACCATCTCCTGCACAGGCTTTTTTTCAGCGTCTGTTTTTAGAGAAACGGCATCCACAGCGCTTAAATCACCGGAGGAAAAGGCATCGGGAAGACTCCCGCCTCCCTCTGCACAGGCATTCAGGAGGGGCTCCTGCGCCATCCCGGCTGGAGGGACACCCACGTCGGGGACCGTGCGCTCGGCAGCCTCTACCACAGGAGTGCCCTGCTCTCCAGACATAAGGGGTTCTGCCTcctctaatttcattcttttggaaGCACGCCCATGTCCGCCTTCCTCCACGATGACACTGTCCAAGTGGGAAGATTCTGGAAAACCTCTCTTGCTTGTGAAATTCCCAGAGGAAGTTGCTCTCTGATCAGAAACGAGCCCACAGTCTTCCTTTGGGGATGGACTGTTTCTCAAgtcttctgcttctctgtttaCATTTTCACCCTCATCGTTCTCAAGTTTATTCTCAGAATCCATTATTAACAAAGTGCTGAAGATGTTCCTTGTGTCGCAGGTGGCTCACTTGACACACATAATCTGTGAAGTAAATAAACACGGCATTAAGACTTTGACAAAGAAAAGACACACATACAAGTATGAATCTGAAATATATATTAGCCAAGAGAAATATCGTGCCATTAGCcaataaaaagtatgaaatcaGATTCTGGGAACACCCATTACTGGTTCAGAAAGCAATactgtgggggccagcattgcggtgtAACAGGTTACGCCTCcacctgtttgaatcccagccactccacttcttatccagctccttgctaacacccTGCagacacagcagaagatggcccaaggacctgggccccggccacccacgcaggggacccaggtggagttcgaggctcctggcttcagcctagcctaggcctggccattgtggccaactgggaagtgaaacagtgaatagaagatgtctttctctctgtttccccctttctctactctgccattcacataaataaatcttaaaagaatgtgTACTGTGCATCCTTGATACAAAATTATGACTCTCTCAACCAGTTTGCAAAAAATTTCAAGGTCCAATTCTCCAAGCCAGTATATTTGTGTTTGgtacttaaaacacacacacacacacacagagagagagagagagagagagagagagagagagagagagagaaaccctttTCAAATTATGCTTTGGTAAATTCCTGATctgtaaaacagaataaaacaaaactgcTGAGACAAGTCTGGAGGTTAGTCCTTCTACCTCTTTAGCCTCCCAATGGAAGgctaaagaaacaaaatttttcaagagtcacttcttcctttttccctaAAGTCAAAAGCCTTACTAAGACTTTTCTAAATAGATCCCAATTAACAACACACATATTCTCACCAGTTTATCACCATTCACAATTAAACTCTTTTGCCAATGAAAAGCCATTGCTACTCCAGGTGTCAATCATTAATTTCCTTATCTATCACTCATTTTGTGTTGTCTGAAGGATAATAGCAAAGGGAAATTTCAGTTGAACAGCAGAATTAATGGAGCaacttttaagggaaaaaaagcaattttattaaataaaatgctttaaaatcaataatattgattttatttttcattatactatttaattcaattaaaacatatcattttccatttactttacaCCATGATTGGAGTTTTCAGCCAAATGCCATTTGATTTGATGTTAATAAAAAGCCATAAATGCATTATGGTCTCAAAGCTAATGACAactatttttaactattttaatcatttttccaTAACAATGACAAATCAAATGAAGTCTACTGTTTTCACTCTgctacacacgtgcacacacatagacacacataagCATAATGTAACACAAAAAGCATGAGCAGCaggagaaaaaacagaaaagcaggatttcataaaagttaaaaatttcaaAGGATGCTATGCTTCAAAGGACACTAccaagaatgggaaaaatattttggaaatcatATAACTGATAAGGCACTTGCATCCagaatataccaaaaaaaaaaaaaaaaactcttaaaattcaacaaaaaaagataattgaattttaaaaagaacaaagaattgATAAACATTTACCcacaaaaaatatacaaatagccAAAAATGAGCACATGAGAAAACAAACAATACATAATTAGTCATTAGAGGAATTCAAATTAAAACCAGAATaaggggcccagcactggggcacagtggcCACCACTTCCAGTGTCATCATCCCATACTGaaatgttggttcaagtcccagttgctccacttccaaaccaccttcctcctaatgcacccaggaaggcagaggaggatggcccaagtgcttagatccctgcgacccatatgggagaccaggatggcttcagattgcccagatatggctgttgtggccatttagagagtgaagcagtggacagaatatctatctctccctttctctgttcctctaataaataaatgtttaaaagaatataagatggccggcgccacggctcactaggctaatcctccacctgtggcgccggcaccctgggttctagtcctagtcggggcaccggattctgtcccagttgctcctcttccagtccagctctctgctgtgatccagcagtgcagtggaggatggcccaagtgcttgggcgctgcacccgcatgggagaccaggaggaagcacctggctcctggcttcagatcggcacagcgcgctggccatagcagccatttggggggtgaaccaacggaaggaagacctttctctctgtctctctgtctctctctaactctgcctgttaaaaaaaaaaaaaaaaggaatataggaTACCACGTCAAACCCAGTAGAATGGCTATAATCAAACAGAtcataacaaatgttggcaaggatatgaAGAAATCAGAACCTTCACATGTTGCTAACGagatgtaaaatggtacagccactttggaaaacagtctcaGTTCTTCAAAAGATTAACATGGAGCTACCACACAACCAGCAATGCCACTCCCAGGCATGTAAGTCCACATAAAAACCTGCCTGCACgtaaatgctcacagcagcataCAACCATGTGTAGAGCAGTGGGAAAGACAGGTGTCCACAGTACTGATGCCCTTGCAAGATGCTTAACATCATTCAGACACACTCTTCAGAATGTGGTAAGCAGTTGGGGGAAAAAACACCCCTGGCTCAAGTAAGTCTGGAATACTGTGGTTTGAACAAAAGTCTTATTACCAAGGATTTCTCAGTTAAAAAACCATCTTCCAACCTTACCTCATTACAGAGCCCTGTGTATACAAAGAATCAAGAAACTGGTGTCGTTAAAGACACTTCACAAAGTGCTCTTTTAAACAAAGCATTGGTTTTGCTATTCAATATCTGCAATGGaagaataaaaggagaaaagaaagaacaagctGTGCTCCATCCCCAGACACTCATGCACTGCCCACAATGCACCCCAGATTCTGGGTGAGGCTGCTGCACGCACAGCAAATACTACCACAAAATCCCTGTCCCTGAGAGCCTATCCTGTAATGGGCAAGACAACATACAGCttgttgggttttttgtttgtttgttttgtttttcttttgacagagttagactgtgagagagacagagagaaaggtcttccttccactggttcacccccaaaatggccactacggtcggagctacgccaatccgaagtcaggagccaagtgcttcctcctggtctcccatgcaggtgcagggcctaagcacttgagccatcctcctctgccctctcgggcaccagcagagagctgggctggaagaggagcaaccgggactagaacccggcgcctatatgggatgccagcgccacaggtggaggattaaccaagtgagctacggcactggccccaacatacTGTTAAAAACAGACACCCGCTCCAACCCAGAACAGTTCCTTCTTTCTggcagaaatggaacagctgaaaCAGACAAAATCTATAAAGCAACAGACATCAGACACCGAAGGACGGCAATCCCTGAGAGACAACATACAAATCAAGCAAGCCCCCTGGTTGCTGTCTGGAGAAAGTACCCAGGCCATGGAGTTGAgggacagagtgaaagagagaagtcCAGAGAAAGAGAAGCCAAGAGGTGTGCAGAGGAGGCCTCCCAGGTCTTCCTGACCAACATACAGAGCCACTGCCGCCTGCCTGTGGTCCAAAGGCATCTCACAGCCCTTCCCAGTCAGTCTCCAAACACAGCCTCTCACCTCCAGTGGCCGAAGTTCAGAATTCTCCTAAAACAAATTAGTTTTGCCTGTTTTAGTAGTTCCTAAAAGGGACAGGCGCTGTgatatggcaggtaaagccaccgcctgcagggccagcattccatatgggtaccactttgagacccagctgctgcacttccaattcagccctgtgctaatggcctgggaaagcagtagatgacccaagtacttgggcccctgcacccacatgggagacccagaagaagctcctggctttggactagcccagctccggccattgcggccatttggggagtgaaccagcagatggaagatctctgcctctgcctctctgtaacgtgcctttcaaataaataaatctttaaaaaaaaaaaaaattccaggggccggcgccgtgacgcagtaggttaatcctccgcctgcactgctggcatcccatgtggccaccggttctagtcccagttgctcctcttccaatccagctctctgctatggcctggtaaagtagttgaagatggcccacatccctgggccctgcacccacacgggagactgggaagaagcacctggctcctggcttcggatcagcacagctccggccagtatggccttttggggagtgaaccaacggacggaagacctttctctctgtctctccctctcaatgtctgtaactctacctctcaaataaaaaaataaaaatttttaaaaaaattttaaaaaattcctagaagCAGAAGCTCATAAAGATGCTCCTGGGGCGAGGAGTCTGCCGCCGCTGAGTGTCAGCAGCATGGTCACTTCACCACCGCACCATTCAGCTACACCAGCCCTGCTGACAGCTGCTTCCTCGTGCTGCTACTGCTGTAAGGCTGCCGTGAATATTCTCCCATGGCTCTTCACAAACACCtattttcacttcttttgttTAAATGCCCAGGACATGAGGCTGCTTGGCGGACTTTCCAAGCAGCTATACTGTGGCATCACCATCAGCAGTATATAAGAATTCCGGTTGATCCACATTCTCCCTGACATCCAATGTCAATCATTCTAGTGGGTGTGCGTGGTTTTActctgcattttcctgatgatgaGAGAtggtgtagtttttttttatgtgCTTTGTTAGCTTTTTGCCTACTTCttaatttggttatttatttttattattgagctGCAGGAGTTGCTTATGTATTCGGGGTATAAATTTTTTGTCAGATACATGTTTTACAAAtagtttcttccttttcattttattaatggcATCTTTGATacacagaagttttaaattttgatgcaaTCAATGTTTTTCCTGTTGTGGTTATTTATGTGTCTcgtttatttttctgtctctccaagCTACAATGTAAGGGCACGGTTTATTTCATTCACCAATGTATCCCAAGAGCCTAGAACAATTCTAAGCAGTTAGGGGTACTAAAATGAACAAATGCCTCATTGTGATACAAGAAATAGCTAATACTTACGTATTTACAGCTAAAATGAATAATGTCTGATAAATGCTTCAAAACAGTCCCAGACAGGCGTCAGTGAAGTTGCAATGATTAAAGCTGaatggcaggtgcagagggatTCGTTACACTTGTCCATCAACTTCTGCACAGTTCTGAGAGCATCTGTAATAAACGTCCTGTCTACAGGGGGATGAGCCCCTTCTTTTGGATACCACACTGACAACTACTTACTCCGCAAACACTGGCACGGTACACGGTGCCATCTTCTCCACGGGCACCAGCAGGAGCTTCGTCTCAGAGGTATGCAGATGGAACACATACACTCTAAGGTCCACACACTTCTGTTCACAGTGAGTATTCACAATGGCACCTGACTCATGTGTCTGCAGATCAAAGAATCACATCTACCTTCTTGTGAAGAACCAAAATAAGGAaaccctttatttttcttctatataaCGGTTCAAAAAAATctgcaacaaagaaaaaaagtttctaCACTTGTCACTtcccagtttattttttaatgagataaTCCAACATCTCATTATCTCAAGAAATAGTGAGCATTCCACGAGGACATGCTGTACAGGGTTTGGGCACTCCATCAACACAGTGAGCACAGAGGCCAAGGGCCACAGCACTCGGGCCTTCCACTCTGCAGCAGCTTAAGAAACTGGCAGCCGACCAACCAGGCCCAGATCACAGAAGACTCTGCATCAAGAACACGATTTTTTCAGTAGTGTCAGTGGAGAGTCACGGAGACACCTCCTGCTGTAGGAATTAATTTCTcaggctgcaaggcagaggaagtCTAGAGGCAGGAAGAACTGAACGCGTTCTTTAAGCTACGGGGTGCAGGACGCGCACTAGGCCCTGAGCAGGAGCACAGAGCGGCTTAGCAAGTTCTTCACAGTAATCTGCAAAAGGGCGAGTGGAAGTGATGCAAAATCTGTAAAAATTCACTAGATAAGGTTTAGAACAAGTCACATATGACCAGGGGAGATGGAGGAATGGTCTTCTTCGCAGAAGAATTAAAACATCACCCGACTTGGACAGTGGGAAGGAAAAtgtattcattcactcaacatttTGTGAAATCTTACTATGTACAAAATGCACATTTCATTCTCTCaggaacaaaacataaaaaaaacagGCAGGGATGCAAGGCCAACTCTCAGAGTAAGGCACAATCCCCTCTTTCCAGAAGTGTGGGCACTTGTCATCTGAGATTCCTTCCCACAGTAAGGTTTCCAGGTTGAGACGGTCTAGTAAGTTCATGTGATTAAACCCAATCCTCTTTAAAGCTTTCTATTTCCCACACAAGTTCATAAATTACCATTCAACAGAGACCCTCCCTGAGCCAAAGATTTCCAAATATCCAGTTCCATGTAGAAGCCATGCTCCTATCCAAATCCTCAAGTAGCTGTTTTCTGACCAAAGAATAAgttaaagggccagcactgtgccagcatcccccatgggccctggtttgagtcccagctgttccatttctgatcctgctccctgctaatgtgcctgggaagtgcttgctaatgtgcagtggaagatggcccaagcacccacataggagaccaggaagaagatcctggctcctggcttcagattagcccagctccagccactgcagccattcagggagtgaaccggcagatggatgatctctttttaatctctctctctctctctctctctctccccccctctccctctctctatcactctgccttccaaataaataaataaatctgtaaaaaaaaaaaaaaaagaaagaaagaaagaaaggaaggaagaaaaagaaaaaagaagttacaggtaattttactgattttcatttttacctACAAATGATTAACTCACCTAGAAACTGTCAAAAATAAAGTTTCCCACTGTAACAGAAACAGTTACTTGCTGtggtttaaaaggaaaacaaagtatttcaagaaagaaatcaaaacacataCTTTCtgagaataaaacaaattaatagCAGCCTTCTGATGACACCTGGTGGCCACTTCTCACAGGAACTTTCTTCTGCGTTTTAAAGAAACCATTTCAAGTACTGGAAAGACGTCAGCGTTCCACCGTTGCCCACGCCAGCTGCATGCAAGCAGCACGCGtgaaccttcccttccttctcatcCTTTCTAACTCTCTTCTCACTCGGCACAGTCTCTGCTCACTTGCTCGCTCTGCCTTTTCTCCTAAGCATATGTGAAGTGAGCTGCAGCTCCCCCTCTTTAGTGACTGACACCCACACCTACTCTCCCTGGTATAATAAGGCCATATTAACCCattttctccctgcctcccaccccccatcTTCCCCTCAGCCTCCTAGACTTACCCAAGTAAGTGGTGTACACAGTGTGACGTTAGCACATGCTGTCAGACCCATAGTAACATCACACGAGGGTATGCATGTGCACGAGGGCACCCgttcacaaacatacacacataaaaatgaCTAATGGTCTTTTACTCTTTCTCTTTGGGAAATTCAAAAAAGATGAACCCTACAAGTTATGATACTGCAATGGCAATCCTCTATTCATGGAGGAATGAGATAAAACTGGCAGGCCTGCCTCAAGCCCTCTGTGAACCACAATGGCAACAGAAACCCAGGGCAGGAACAAATGGAAACTGGTGGACTACTCATATCCCTCTCTTAATCTACCACTTTCAATTGGACTTTCTATTCAAAGTATATGACTTTTACCATTATACAAGCACCTAATTTATGAGGCCGCCGCctccagtgcaggcatcccatatgggtgccgatttgagtcccggctgctccacttccaatccagatctctgctgtggcctgggaaagcagaagatggttcaagtgcacgggcccctgcacctacatgggagacctggaagaagctccgggctcctggcttcagatctgctcagctccagtcatttcagccatctggggagtgattctgttccagttgtcctcttccagtccagctctctgctgtggcccaggagggcagcagaggatggcccaagtacttgggccctgcacctgcatgggagaccaggaagaagcacctggctcctggcttcagatcgacacagcacactggccggagcggccatttgggagggtaaaccaacagaaggaagacttttctctctttctctctctgtctaaccccacctgtcaagtaaaaaaatttttaaaaattaattttatgacaGCATTAAATAAACCATCTCTGACAAATACATCTTTTGTAGTCAGATTTTACACAAataagttaaaattgtatatctcctttgaaaaactattttgaaaattcaatgctttgttagcatttccatctaactcttgttttgttttgttttttaacgaAAGAATATTCTTACtagaacagaagaaaaagaacaaaaggaaggaaTGATAGTCCTATGAgtaagataaaaaatttaaaacttcaatGTCATTAAAAGCAGACACCTACAATCATTTGTATCTTATGCCACTTGGAAAAGGTTGTTTTATTATCAATGTAACTAATCACAATGAAACCATCTCTTACAACTAAAGACATGAGAATGAATTTTCTTTACAGCTACAGAGAAATGGGGTTTGCTGTTTCACATCAAATAGAACAGGCTGTATAAATTCTTCTTCctatttattgtaaaatataatttcatctaTAAAATCAGTCATGAAATATTAAAACTGAAACAACAGAATTTATATCCTTTACTTAATTTAGTTTAAACGGTCTATTCACTAAAAACAGGGGGAAGGTTACATATGATAGAGCCCCTCCTCGCTCATTAAGTGTTTCCATTAGACCCTTTATTTTCAAGAATTTATGATGCAGCCATGAAAAAGGCATTCCACGATCAAAGTTAGTATGTGTTCCCTAAATTTTCCTTTCATCTTCTTCCAAAGCCAAGAGAATGAAGCATATAACATGAACGCTGAGGAAAGCACAgagaattaaaagaataaaattaaagaaacctAATATATTTACACTAAAATTTTACACATTGTGAAAAAAAGCATAAAGCTACAGAGAGCCTTTGCTTTCATCCCCATTCTGCCAATAGTAAGCTGTAGGACATGGGGCAACTTGGAACTTTTCGGAGCTTCTATTGTCATTGTGCATGAAGCAAGAAGAAAAGACTATGGTTCATAAATG of Oryctolagus cuniculus chromosome 10, mOryCun1.1, whole genome shotgun sequence contains these proteins:
- the ZNF407 gene encoding zinc finger protein 407 isoform X2, translated to MDSENKLENDEGENVNREAEDLRNSPSPKEDCGLVSDQRATSSGNFTSKRGFPESSHLDSVIVEEGGHGRASKRMKLEEAEPLMSGEQGTPVVEAAERTVPDVGVPPAGMAQEPLLNACAEGGGSLPDAFSSGDLSAVDAVSLKTDAEKKPVQEMVSLDAERESPSPLKEVSVGCAVVAVDRVTKCSRCGRLFSSLSDLEKHADCLRPASKEHTCCQCSHQVDSSSAVHLHSRHTHGPQKVFSCDLCGFHCVEENLLSAHYLGKTHLRRQNLAARGGFVQILTKQPFPKKTCTMGTKTVRAKPRASKPMTKSSDSKGFRNVASKFKDFRGNVSKQSGSGSELLVEMMPSRNTLSDKVEVVEGNMTSLGITRNPENQGKKLGGLVTSESLLGKLESTKNTLQAAHNISAASRPRPDRNVLVLGSSFRRRSGTFSLKGQAKKRFNLLGISKRGASETQRMYARHFKTQTKTSDAESVLKHVDVSDSVQNLCVTTSTPQELTQDKRDSPLLGPVQLDSLTVRPASDCHGSTCANRTDLGIHVKRCHARETKFCCQACDFSSVSRRDFDEHLHKSQHQQTASVLSCQCCSFVSSAGVNLRDHMKEKHSMSVFCTPCNLFFLSEKDLEEHKATEKHMSLLVQRKTSQSFNNDMVLQTLPLSTLESENTKERLNESGKAAQEEPIKSRVSHGNEVRHSSKPQFQCKKCFYKTRSSTVLTRHIKLRHGQDYHFLCKACNLYSLSKEGMEKHIKRSKHLENAKKNNIGLSFEECIERICIGANDRKEEFSVSGNGRTEGHVGVPSQEHPPLEKGTLTPRELSQPSVITKDDEFTLTSTPKRGRPRGHVSRTCTHCGLLASSITNLTVHIRRKHSHQYSYLCKVCKYYTVTKGDMERHCATKKHKGRVEIEANGKQSSDIIVGPEGGHLEPCKKNTTSAVTTSDEQASKSAEAENSALEKPGDHGNANEVEVESEFHSLDGEAIDKKGQISLEPEDSLHQGDVTGTSDNKCLHCEFSAHSSASLELHVKRKHTKEFEFYCMACDYYAVTRREMTRHAATEKHKMKRQSYLSASHVDAGSAEVSRNIPVPEEEPRQNAEEFQLISRQSSDALKSGSGAGGPVSDERADSDMSKVLCAPDSVETEAGEESTFSEDHSFCQAFQQPLDGSKVVKPEEMVSLNISSNFDSPSRFQDENSGSSVLNCETAKKKHEMLNDIADASMHCEVGGGSTGDSGGQVLPKHLSPGVLDGAHAAESPAPVVTSVTREQPTLDGSGRDTVGCAHSLEDLKGVQENPVLENKGILMNSQHETEIVLEEDGPASDGTVESSDVYETVISIDDKGQALCSFGRFDSSIVRIKNPEDGELIEQSEEGLVAAGVRISELPLKDCAQGLKRKKPEGSSFGESTRIRCDDCGFLADGLSGLNVHIAMKHPTKEKHFHCLLCGKSFYTESNLHQHLASAGHMRNEQASVEELPEGGATFKCVKCTEPFDSEQNLFLHIKGQHEELLREVNKYIVEDTEQINREREENQGNVCKYCGKMCRSSNSMAFLAHIRTHTGSKPFKCKICHFATAQLGDARNHVKRHLGMREYKCHICGVAFVMKKHLNTHLLGKHGVGTPKERKFTCHLCDRSFTEKWALNNHMKLHTGEKPFKCSWPTCHYSFLTASAMKDHYRTHTGEKSFLCDLCGFAGGTRHALTKHRRQHTGEKPFKCDECNFASTTQSHLTRHKRVHTGEKPYRCPWCDYRSNCAENIRKHILHTGKHEGVKMYNCPKCDYGTNVPVEFRNHLKEQHPDIENPDLAYLHAGQDIDLFCIKILPDTEH